From one Henriciella marina DSM 19595 genomic stretch:
- a CDS encoding acyltransferase family protein, with amino-acid sequence MISEAKEVSMTTTALGHGRLEDRLNNFTALRIGFAFLILYGHSLMIPQGLPMEGTWASVIDTIVQYALDGFFILSGYMLAASLAKSQDMTSYWLARSLRIFPGLVIVVFACWLLLGPIMTNLSISAYFASSQSWAYPFLTLSQLNPQGELQGVFEHNAINEINRPLWTIRYELVCYVLAGVAAGLGVWRQSWGIPAIFAASLIASFSIQVFTYTGPLDETAGAMARFGPAFMTGALFYRLKHLIALTAFGSVLVLLLAYASFGTPAGIVVGQLANAYVLLWLGFKKIPGSMGRQVRDVKDISYGVYILHWPIGQMAVALNPGIGIGTLFAVMASSTLIMAIALRHFVEEPALRAKPALRVSLNSAINRSASRVVYN; translated from the coding sequence TTGATCAGTGAAGCGAAAGAAGTGTCGATGACAACAACTGCGTTAGGCCATGGCCGTCTTGAAGATCGGCTGAACAATTTCACAGCGCTACGGATCGGATTTGCATTCCTTATCCTATATGGACATTCGCTCATGATACCCCAAGGCCTACCGATGGAAGGGACATGGGCAAGCGTAATCGACACCATTGTACAATACGCGCTCGATGGCTTCTTTATCTTGTCAGGCTATATGCTTGCCGCGTCGCTAGCCAAATCGCAGGATATGACAAGTTATTGGCTAGCGCGGAGCCTCCGCATTTTTCCTGGCTTGGTCATTGTTGTTTTCGCCTGTTGGCTATTACTCGGGCCGATAATGACAAACCTTTCAATAAGCGCGTATTTCGCTTCTTCACAAAGCTGGGCTTATCCATTTTTGACACTGTCACAGCTCAACCCGCAAGGCGAACTTCAAGGCGTATTCGAGCACAATGCAATAAATGAAATTAACCGGCCTCTGTGGACTATTCGCTACGAGTTGGTTTGCTATGTGCTAGCAGGTGTCGCAGCTGGCCTAGGCGTGTGGCGTCAGTCTTGGGGCATACCAGCGATTTTCGCTGCGTCCTTGATAGCATCATTCAGCATTCAAGTGTTTACCTATACCGGTCCACTAGATGAAACTGCTGGAGCTATGGCTCGCTTCGGACCAGCATTTATGACAGGGGCGCTTTTCTACCGCCTCAAACATTTAATCGCCCTTACTGCCTTTGGTTCGGTCCTGGTCCTGTTGTTGGCCTATGCCTCTTTCGGAACTCCTGCTGGCATAGTCGTCGGCCAACTCGCCAATGCGTACGTCTTACTATGGTTGGGGTTTAAGAAGATCCCTGGCTCGATGGGGCGGCAAGTTCGAGACGTTAAAGATATATCCTACGGCGTCTACATCCTGCATTGGCCAATTGGACAGATGGCTGTGGCGCTGAATCCTGGTATTGGGATAGGCACCTTGTTCGCTGTCATGGCCTCTAGTACGCTCATAATGGCTATAGCGCTTCGTCATTTTGTCGAAGAGCCGGCTCTGCGGGCAAAGCCAGCCCTACGCGTTAGTTTGAACAGCGCAATCAATCGAAGCGCCAGCCGCGTTGTTTACAATTGA
- a CDS encoding TonB-dependent receptor, which yields MTSKVLSGLIYGASLIALSQTVNLAHAQEAPADDAEARLSTVTVTGFRDSLAQALDVKRQATGVVDAIVAEDIADFPDLNLAESLQRIPGIAIDRQAGEGRRITVRGLGGDFTRIRVNGMEALSTSGGSDASGGTNRSRAFDFNTFAAELFNAIVVRKSQSASIEEGSLGANVELKTAQPFDFDEGFTGAVSAQGLYNDLIEEVSPRFAALGSYQNPNGTFGALLSVAYSDRTIREEGFSTVRFDDQGTFRSVNGAPCTGTPLPAECQTLKDSYYARIPRYGRLDYEQERLGITGSVQFRPTEATTVSLDALVSQFDGKREENFLEVFIRSNTDNIDVTDFSVNSNGVLESFTGDIQPDASSGIVPVRSERRRDVLENDFQQFTAKIEHEFSDTLRASVFAGTSESNFDIPQQATIFFDAANTVSGYQLDFTGNLETPAVDFGSLDVADPGSFLFTQFRNRPQSVDNTFDTFKGDVEYDLNNMITLKAGASWKEFTFSTEEARTEGSVTDIAGISAFIPVTSGLSQILSGFGSGLDAPGIDTRWVVPNFEAAAGLVDLYNIPGAVRQQDTRGVTETDTGFYLQADFSTELGNMPVRGDVGVRYVETETEATGFLSGNQVTVKREYDDWLPALNLVAEPTEQFLVRAGVAKVMARPSLGNLTPGGSIDTFNGPPFAISQGNPGLDPYRATAYDLSFEYYFSDESLVALSLFYKDIDSFFEDAETVATTFSRTGLPTSVAGATSPLGELLADGVDPTVEIDQVVNGSGASVQGLELVYQQPFTFLPVEGFGFVGNYTYVDSDDIIGFSPNSYNATLYYENDAFQARLTGAYREAYQTTRPRSSDGREERGVADTFNLDFSTSYQVNDQIEVTFEAINLTDEYEHQTFDRLELPTVYHHTGRNFLFGVRYSY from the coding sequence ATGACATCTAAAGTTCTATCAGGGCTAATCTACGGCGCTTCCCTGATCGCCTTGTCGCAAACTGTCAACCTGGCACACGCCCAAGAAGCCCCCGCAGATGATGCAGAGGCCCGTCTTTCCACCGTTACGGTAACCGGTTTCCGCGACTCACTCGCGCAAGCGCTTGACGTAAAGCGCCAGGCGACCGGCGTCGTCGATGCGATTGTCGCAGAAGATATTGCTGACTTTCCGGACCTGAACCTTGCAGAGTCCCTGCAACGCATTCCGGGCATCGCTATCGACCGTCAGGCTGGCGAAGGCCGCCGCATCACGGTTCGCGGCCTTGGCGGTGATTTCACCCGTATTCGCGTGAACGGCATGGAAGCCCTGTCGACCAGTGGCGGATCTGATGCGTCTGGCGGCACCAACCGTTCTCGCGCATTCGATTTCAACACATTCGCCGCCGAGCTCTTCAACGCTATTGTCGTTCGCAAGAGCCAATCGGCATCTATCGAGGAAGGCTCACTCGGCGCAAACGTCGAACTCAAGACTGCCCAGCCTTTCGATTTCGATGAAGGCTTCACTGGCGCGGTGTCCGCTCAAGGCCTTTACAACGACCTTATCGAAGAAGTGAGCCCGCGCTTTGCCGCCCTCGGCTCTTACCAGAACCCGAACGGAACCTTTGGCGCCCTTCTGTCGGTCGCCTATAGCGACCGCACCATCCGTGAAGAAGGCTTCTCGACGGTCCGGTTTGACGACCAGGGTACGTTCCGCTCTGTAAATGGGGCTCCGTGCACGGGCACGCCGCTTCCCGCAGAATGCCAGACGCTCAAGGACTCCTATTATGCGCGTATCCCGCGCTATGGACGCCTCGATTACGAGCAGGAGCGTCTGGGCATCACTGGTTCAGTCCAGTTCCGCCCAACGGAAGCCACGACCGTGTCACTTGACGCCCTGGTTTCTCAATTCGATGGCAAACGGGAAGAGAACTTCCTTGAAGTCTTCATTCGCAGCAACACCGATAACATCGACGTCACCGACTTTTCGGTGAACAGCAACGGCGTTCTCGAAAGCTTTACCGGCGACATTCAGCCGGACGCGTCCAGCGGGATCGTGCCCGTTCGCAGCGAACGCCGACGCGACGTTCTGGAGAATGACTTCCAGCAATTCACGGCCAAGATCGAACACGAATTTTCCGACACGCTGCGGGCGTCCGTGTTCGCCGGCACATCTGAGTCGAACTTCGACATTCCACAACAGGCCACCATCTTCTTTGATGCCGCCAACACGGTCTCAGGTTACCAGCTCGACTTTACCGGGAACCTTGAGACCCCTGCGGTCGATTTTGGCTCTCTCGATGTCGCCGATCCCGGCTCCTTCCTGTTTACCCAGTTCCGCAACCGTCCGCAAAGTGTCGACAACACGTTCGACACGTTCAAGGGCGACGTCGAATATGACCTGAACAACATGATCACCCTGAAAGCTGGCGCCAGCTGGAAGGAATTCACGTTCAGCACTGAGGAGGCACGCACCGAAGGCAGTGTCACCGACATTGCAGGCATCTCCGCCTTCATCCCGGTCACCAGTGGCCTGTCGCAAATCCTGTCCGGGTTTGGTAGCGGGCTGGACGCACCTGGCATCGATACGCGCTGGGTCGTGCCGAACTTCGAGGCCGCAGCAGGTCTTGTTGACCTGTACAATATCCCTGGCGCCGTCCGTCAGCAGGATACGCGCGGCGTCACGGAAACCGATACTGGTTTCTACCTGCAGGCGGATTTCAGCACCGAACTTGGGAACATGCCCGTACGCGGTGATGTCGGTGTGCGGTATGTCGAAACCGAAACAGAAGCGACCGGCTTTCTGAGCGGTAATCAGGTAACGGTAAAACGCGAGTACGACGACTGGCTACCTGCATTGAACCTGGTTGCAGAGCCGACCGAGCAGTTCCTTGTTCGGGCAGGCGTTGCCAAGGTCATGGCCCGTCCGTCGCTTGGCAACCTGACACCAGGTGGCTCGATCGACACCTTCAACGGCCCGCCCTTCGCAATCAGCCAGGGCAATCCCGGCCTCGATCCTTACCGGGCGACAGCCTACGATCTCTCTTTCGAGTACTATTTTTCTGACGAGTCCCTTGTCGCGTTGAGCCTCTTCTACAAGGACATCGATTCCTTCTTCGAAGATGCGGAGACAGTGGCAACGACGTTTAGCCGAACGGGCCTTCCGACCTCGGTTGCCGGTGCAACATCTCCTCTAGGGGAATTGCTCGCTGATGGCGTCGATCCGACGGTTGAAATCGACCAGGTCGTCAACGGGTCTGGCGCGTCGGTTCAGGGCCTCGAACTGGTGTACCAGCAGCCATTCACCTTCCTTCCGGTCGAAGGCTTCGGTTTTGTGGGTAACTACACCTATGTCGACTCTGATGACATTATCGGGTTCTCCCCGAATTCTTACAATGCAACGCTGTACTACGAGAACGACGCCTTCCAGGCCCGTCTCACCGGCGCCTATCGCGAAGCTTATCAGACCACACGCCCTCGCAGCAGCGACGGGCGCGAGGAGCGCGGCGTCGCAGACACCTTCAACCTCGACTTCTCAACCTCCTATCAGGTTAATGATCAGATTGAAGTCACCTTCGAAGCGATCAATCTGACTGATGAGTACGAGCATCAGACCTTTGACCGTCTAGAGCTTCCGACGGTGTATCACCACACGGGACGTAACTTCCTGTTCGGTGTTCGCTACAGCTACTAG
- a CDS encoding copper-binding protein: protein MKTLVRKTTVTGAILGLALIGPALAQEAGMKMDSMKDMDMSGMSCCGDMAPGFGVINSVDLDARTVNISHDPIKKIGWGEMTMDFEVGGMVALDKFENGDNVHFMLKQDDSDNYDIAMMMPIGGDPDAFKQSMMSMMKGDGMMDCNMGGHGSMSGMTPDEHVSGHH, encoded by the coding sequence ATGAAAACCCTCGTCAGAAAGACCACCGTCACAGGCGCAATCCTCGGACTGGCCCTGATTGGTCCGGCGCTCGCCCAGGAGGCCGGCATGAAAATGGACAGTATGAAAGACATGGACATGTCCGGCATGAGCTGCTGCGGCGACATGGCGCCCGGCTTTGGTGTCATTAACAGCGTCGATCTGGATGCCCGAACCGTCAATATTTCACACGATCCGATCAAGAAGATCGGCTGGGGTGAAATGACAATGGACTTCGAGGTCGGCGGAATGGTTGCGCTCGACAAATTCGAGAATGGCGACAACGTCCATTTCATGCTCAAGCAGGACGACAGCGACAATTATGATATCGCCATGATGATGCCGATCGGCGGCGATCCGGATGCTTTCAAGCAATCCATGATGTCGATGATGAAAGGCGACGGCATGATGGACTGCAACATGGGCGGACACGGATCCATGTCCGGTATGACGCCTGATGAGCACGTCAGCGGGCATCACTAA
- a CDS encoding IS6 family transposase: MSKSPFRYFKTSPEIIRLAVMMYVRFPLSLRNVEDLLHERGVEVSHETVRYWLNRFGPMFAEEIRRRRSQQLRQVTQWRWHLDEVYVKINGVTHYLWRAVDHEGEVLESYVTKTRDKSAALRFLKKAMKRYGAPRTVVTDRLRSYGAAMKEIGNIDRQEVGRHLNNRAENSHLPFRRRERAMSRFRRMGNLQKFASTHASFHNHFNLDRHLNSRIRFKLNRDAALLEWRQLLAA; the protein is encoded by the coding sequence ATGTCCAAAAGCCCTTTTCGGTATTTCAAAACATCGCCCGAGATCATCCGGTTAGCCGTGATGATGTATGTCCGATTTCCGCTGTCGCTTCGAAATGTCGAAGACCTGCTTCACGAACGCGGAGTTGAAGTCAGCCATGAGACAGTCCGCTACTGGTTGAACCGGTTCGGACCAATGTTTGCGGAAGAGATACGCCGACGTCGGTCTCAGCAGCTTCGTCAGGTCACGCAATGGCGCTGGCACCTCGACGAAGTCTACGTGAAGATCAATGGCGTGACCCACTATCTCTGGCGTGCCGTCGATCATGAAGGCGAAGTGCTCGAAAGCTATGTCACGAAAACACGAGACAAATCAGCGGCTCTAAGATTCTTGAAGAAAGCCATGAAGCGCTACGGCGCACCGCGGACAGTCGTCACCGATCGGCTAAGATCGTACGGCGCAGCGATGAAGGAAATCGGGAATATCGATCGCCAGGAGGTCGGTCGACATCTCAACAATCGGGCCGAGAATAGTCACCTGCCCTTCCGGCGACGGGAGCGAGCGATGTCCCGATTTCGAAGGATGGGCAATCTTCAAAAGTTCGCCTCAACCCACGCTTCGTTTCACAACCACTTCAACCTCGATAGGCACCTCAATTCAAGAATTCGCTTCAAGCTGAACCGAGACGCCGCCCTCCTCGAATGGCGCCAGCTTCTGGCCGCCTAA
- a CDS encoding copper-binding protein, with protein MTPLNLIAVSLFAFGLVACDNARDTLPALGDTAATPMDVAEDNAMHHAGHKAGDGGIGHAFGTIRSVDDEQDFLTIEHGPFEGVAMGAMTMRFGIMGGVDLSRFSEGDEVEFMVKQGRDASYRIMAICKKNTEGANCLDGVMDHQESNGKVAE; from the coding sequence ATGACACCATTGAACCTGATCGCAGTTAGCCTATTCGCGTTTGGCCTCGTAGCCTGCGACAATGCCCGCGACACACTACCCGCATTGGGGGACACAGCAGCAACGCCCATGGATGTAGCCGAAGACAACGCCATGCATCATGCAGGTCATAAGGCCGGCGATGGTGGCATCGGTCACGCCTTCGGCACAATCCGATCGGTCGATGACGAACAGGACTTTCTGACGATCGAGCACGGCCCCTTCGAGGGCGTAGCCATGGGCGCCATGACCATGAGGTTCGGTATTATGGGCGGAGTTGATCTCTCTCGTTTTTCCGAAGGCGACGAGGTTGAATTCATGGTCAAACAAGGCCGCGACGCCTCCTACAGGATCATGGCGATCTGCAAGAAAAATACCGAAGGTGCAAATTGCCTTGACGGCGTGATGGACCACCAGGAATCAAACGGGAAGGTTGCAGAATAA